A genomic region of Thermodesulfovibrio aggregans contains the following coding sequences:
- the purH gene encoding bifunctional phosphoribosylaminoimidazolecarboxamide formyltransferase/IMP cyclohydrolase yields MIKRALISVSDKRGLVEFAKELNRLGVEIISTGGTAKTLKEAGINVIDVSQYTGFPEIMDGRVKTLHPLIHGGILARRDNPEDIERMKQLGIKPIDMVVVNLYPFEATVKKEGVTLEEAIENIDIGGPTLLRAAAKNYKDVVVIVDPDDYSAILEELKKGDVSMDKRIELAKKVFSHTARYDALIAEYFDKISTSEFRQDWTLPLKMIKKLRYGENPHQKAALYALNETPSLIDAEVLQGKEMSFNNYLDTHSAVLLAAEFTEPVCVIVKHNNPCGVAIAENLIDAYKKAFECDPVSAFGGIIALNRTVDKQTASEIINTFYEVIVAPEFDKEALDIFETKKNLRIIRFPCLSGEITPSGFDLKRILGGFIVQQWDKVDDEFWQVKVATKRQPTDSEWKALKFAWKVCKHVKSNAIVYAREDRTVGLGIGQTSRVFSAKIGAMHALSSLKGTVVASDGFFPFRDNIDVLAQNGVTAIIQPGGSVRDQEVIDAADQYNIAMVFTGIRHFRH; encoded by the coding sequence GTGATAAAAAGAGCATTAATAAGTGTTTCTGATAAGCGAGGGCTGGTAGAGTTTGCAAAAGAGCTTAATCGCTTGGGAGTAGAAATTATTTCCACAGGTGGAACTGCAAAAACTTTGAAAGAAGCAGGAATAAATGTGATAGATGTTTCACAGTATACAGGTTTTCCTGAAATAATGGACGGAAGGGTAAAAACTCTTCATCCACTTATTCATGGAGGAATACTCGCAAGAAGGGATAATCCAGAAGATATTGAAAGGATGAAACAACTTGGGATAAAACCAATTGATATGGTAGTTGTGAATCTCTATCCTTTTGAAGCAACTGTAAAAAAAGAAGGAGTAACCCTTGAAGAAGCTATTGAAAACATTGATATAGGAGGTCCAACACTTTTAAGAGCTGCTGCAAAAAATTATAAAGATGTTGTGGTTATTGTTGATCCTGACGACTACTCTGCCATATTAGAAGAGCTAAAAAAAGGTGATGTTTCAATGGATAAAAGAATTGAACTTGCAAAAAAGGTGTTTTCTCATACGGCACGATATGATGCTTTGATAGCCGAATATTTTGACAAAATCAGCACTTCCGAATTCAGACAGGACTGGACATTACCCCTCAAAATGATAAAAAAACTCAGATATGGAGAAAATCCACACCAGAAAGCAGCACTTTATGCCTTGAATGAAACCCCTTCACTGATAGATGCAGAAGTTCTTCAGGGTAAAGAGATGTCATTTAACAACTATCTTGACACGCACTCTGCAGTTCTTCTGGCAGCAGAATTTACAGAGCCTGTATGTGTAATTGTAAAACATAATAATCCCTGCGGAGTTGCTATAGCTGAAAATCTTATTGATGCCTATAAAAAAGCATTTGAGTGTGATCCTGTAAGTGCCTTTGGCGGAATAATTGCATTAAACAGAACTGTTGATAAACAAACAGCCTCAGAGATTATAAACACTTTCTATGAAGTAATTGTAGCACCAGAATTTGATAAAGAAGCACTTGATATTTTCGAAACAAAGAAAAATCTAAGAATAATTAGATTTCCTTGTCTATCAGGCGAAATTACACCATCAGGCTTTGACCTGAAAAGAATTCTTGGAGGATTTATAGTACAACAGTGGGATAAAGTTGATGATGAATTTTGGCAGGTAAAAGTAGCAACAAAAAGACAGCCAACCGACAGTGAATGGAAAGCTTTGAAATTTGCATGGAAAGTCTGCAAACATGTAAAATCAAATGCTATTGTTTATGCAAGAGAAGACAGAACTGTGGGACTTGGAATTGGACAGACGAGCAGAGTATTTTCAGCAAAAATAGGTGCAATGCATGCACTGAGCTCACTAAAAGGAACTGTAGTAGCATCCGATGGTTTCTTCCCCTTCAGGGACAACATTGATGTTCTCGCTCAAAATGGTGTAACTGCCATAATCCAGCCAGGTGGTTCTGTAAGAGACCAGGAAGTAATAGATGCGGCAGATCAATATAATATAGCTATGGTATTTACAGGAATAAGGCATTTCAGACACTAA